The Daphnia carinata strain CSIRO-1 chromosome 2, CSIRO_AGI_Dcar_HiC_V3, whole genome shotgun sequence genome has a segment encoding these proteins:
- the LOC130686895 gene encoding H(+)/Cl(-) exchange transporter 7-like: MDTETETLMNGQRLKPNQGLPSNSADGAIIYDSSHFQLRSRDRHVSYGSINGAVPLPENNREPEMPGRQSVTFRRLPPEMLTTLSSQFESLDYEPWESRVFKEEYSKKTPSSLTKQGVTRWIVVFFIGVCTALIACAIDICVVEITKLKYGFLKKYIDKCVTENCLYIPYLQWLGISCGFALIASLLVTYGEPVAAGSGIPLVKCYLNGINVHRLHRLKTLFVKAAGVTCSVLGGLAVGKEGPMVHSGAAVAAGLSQGKTTSLGFDFGILKEFRCDQEKRDFVTGGAAAGVAAAFGAPVGGVLFSLEEGSSFWNQNMTWRIFFCSMVSAFTLNVVLSAYHGQIGQLAYDGLLNFGKFPDIPFTLLELPIFIGMGIIGGLIGALFNQMNYHISVFRRRFIFSRWAKVLEVIVVCCVTVTAGFVMIYCVNDCKPLGAKDDIDFPIQMFCEDGQFNAVAAMWFQTPEASVRALFHDQPGTHNPLSVGLFFITYVFLACWTYGLSISSGIFIPALLSGAAWGRLVGLGLYRLTEGAAWADPGKYALIGAASQLGGIARVTLSLAVILIETTGNLSLGLGLMLTLLTAKLVGDCFNAGIYDMNVQLAGLPMLPWSSPPLCHGTQARDIMSKPVVVLKEVERVSTILSVLEETRHQGFPVIFEDRFAGPQGKQTSFGMLRGLILRSQLKILLKEKAFCSSPTGSASQPPVSLETFRMYYPRYPTFQGMHFTEEERSSYLDLRPYLNPTPYTVPLHASLPRTFQLFRALGLRHLIVTDDNNEVVGMITRKTLARYRARICCGTIDFVELPLGGHGVQL; this comes from the exons ATGGATACTGAAACTGAAACCTTAATGAATGGCCAGCGTTTGAAACCCAATCAAGGTTTGCCCTCGAATAGTGCTGATGGTGCTATAATTTATGATTCGTCGCATTTTCAGCTACGAAGTCGAGATCGACATGTCAGTTATGGAAGCATCAATGGA gCAGTTCCTCTACCGGAAAATAATCGAGAACCAGAAATGCCTGGAAGGCAAAGTGTTACGTTTAGAAGACTTCCACCAGAAATGCTAACCACACTTTCATCGCAGTTTGAA AGCTTAGATTATGAACCATGGGAAAGTAGAGTATTTAAAGAAGAATACTCCAAAAAAACTCCATCTTCCCTAACAAAGCAAGGGGTCACTCGATGgattgttgtattttttattggagTTTGTACTGCACTAATTGCCTGCGCAATTGACATATGTGTAGTTGAAATCACAAAACTCAAATATGgatttttgaagaaat ATATTGATAAGTGTGTTACTGAAAATTGTCTGTACATTCCATACCTACAATGGTTGGGTATTAGTTGTGGTTTTGCTTTAATTGCGTCATTGTTGGTCACATATGGCGAACCAGTGGCTGCAGGCAGTGGCATTCCGTTAGttaaatgttatttaaatGGTATTAATGTACATCGTTTACATCGGCTGAAAACTCTGTTCGTCAAAGCAGCCGGTGTAACATGTTCTGTGTTAGGTGGTTTAGCCGTAGGAAAG GAAGGTCCTATGGTTCATTCTGGTGCGGCTGTAGCTGCTGGATTATCGCAAGGAAAAACTACCTCTTTAGGTTTCGattttggaattttaaaaGAGTTTCGCTGTGATCAAGAAAAGCGCGATTTTGTAACCGGGGGTGCGGCAGCtggtgttgctgctgctttCGGGGCACCAGTTG GGGGTGTATTATTTAGTCTTGAAGAGGGTTCAAGTTTTTGGAACCAAAATATGACTTggagaatatttttttgttcaatggTATCTGCATTCACGTTGAATGTTGTTCTCAGCGCATATCATGGCCAAATAG GTCAGTTAGCTTATGACGGATTGCTCAACTTCGGAAAGTTCCCAGACATTCCTTTTACTTTGTTGGAATTACCCATTTTTATAGGAATGGGCATCATTGGAGGACTCATTGGGGCACTTTTCAATCAGATGAATTATCATATAAGTGTTTTTCGCCGACG ATTTATATTTAGCCGTTGGGCGAAAGTCTTGGAAGTAATTGTTGTTTGCTGTGTCACCGTCACCGCTGGCTTCGTAATGATTTATTGTGTAAATGATTGCAAACCACTTGGTGCAAAAGACGATATCGATTTCCCAATCCAG ATGTTTTGCGAAGACGGCCAATTCAATGCAGTAGCTGCGATGTGGTTCCAAACGCCTGAAGCTAGCGTGCGTGCCCTGTTTCACGACCAACCAG GCACACACAATCCGTTGTCGGTAGGATTATTTTTTATAACTTATGTTTTCCTTGCGTGCTGGACGTACGGACTCAGCATTTCAAGCGGGATCTTTATTCCGGCCCTCCTCTCCGGTGCAGCTTGGGGCCGCCTGGTCGGCCTTGGTCTCTATCGATTAACCGAAGGAGCT GCATGGGCAGATCCCGGAAAATATGCTTTAATCGGTGCAGCTTCACAGCTGGGCGGAATAGCCAGAGTTACACTCTCATTGGCTGTGATTCTAATCGAAACAACAGGAAATCTCTCACTCGGATTAGGTCTCATGCTTACTTTATTAACAGCTAAGCTTGTAGGAGATTGCTTTAACGCG GGAATATACGACATGAATGTGCAATTAGCTGGACTGCCAATGTTGCCATGGTCATCGCCTCCTCTCTGCCACGGCACACAGGCTCGCGATATCATGAGCAAGCCTGTTGTTGTTCTCAAGGAAGTCGAGCGTGTGTCTACTATCCTGAGCGTGTTGGAAGAAACCCGCCATCAAGGATTCCCAGTGATATTCGAAGATCGGTTTGCTGGTCCGCAGGGCAAGCAGACCAGCTTCGGGATGTTGCGCGGATTGATCCTAAGGAGCCAACTGAAAATCCTGCTTAAAGAAAAAGCATTCTGTTCTTCGCCAACAGGAAGCGCATCTCAGCCTCCAGTGTCTCTTGAGACATTCCGTATGTATTATCCACGCTACCCTACGTTCCAG ggTATGCATTTCACTGAGGAGGAACGATCTTCATATTTGGATTTACGTCCCTACTTGAATCCGACGCCTTACACAGTCCCTTTG CACGCGTCACTGCCTCGCACTTTTCAGCTCTTCCGAGCTCTTGGACTTCGGCACTTGATCGTTACCGATGATAATAATGAG GTTGTTGGCATGATAACGCGTAAGACTTTGGCCCGTTATCGAGCTCGAATCTGCTGTGGAACAATTGACTTTGTCGAGCTTCCGTTAGGCGGTCATGGCGTTCAACTGTGA